The genomic region GAATTGTAAATTTCTGTTATGGTATCTTTTTTTTGTGAGAGTTTGAATGTTTTCTGCATAATTACGAGTTCCGCTTTGATTAATCTGTCTGTTTTCTTCTGAGTATATGAGATAGATTTTATTTATATTGAGATTGGTTTTGAGGAAGTAATTAAGAACAACGAAATTTGGTAAAGGATTTGTGCCAACCAGAAGTATTATGGTGTCAAACCTATTATTCATAAAGTTTGATTTGAATGATATAAAACATTATTGATATTTATGTCAACTTTTTATGTTATTCCGATGGTGCATCCTTTTTTCTTTGTCATTCCGAGCGTTTTTCTCTGACATTCCGAACCTGCCAGAGGCAGGTGAGGAATCTCCTCTTTGTCTTTCAGTATTGGAATTAGTCAGAGATTCCTCGGGCGGGATGCCACCCTCGGAATGACAAGGAAAAGCCGAATGATAAGCGGAAGTAATTGAAAATTAGGGAAGCTATAAATTATTGATTTTCAAGAATTTGTAACTTTTTAAACAGTTTCATAAAAACATGGATTAATTTGGTTTTATGTTATAATAATTATGTGAATGCTGAAATAAAATTAGAACTAACTGAAAATCTTGAAGACTATTTATATGATATCTTTGAAATTTTGAAAACTGCTCCTATTGCAAGAATAAAGGATATTGCAAAAAAAAGAAATGTAAAACTTTCCAGTGCAGTTATTGCTGCAAAAAGCCTTGCTGAAAAAGGTTTGATAAACTATCAGAAATATGAGTATATTACACTAACTGAAAAAGGACTTAAAATAGCAAAAGAAATTGAAAATAAAAAGAAAATACTTTATAAATTTTTAACTGAAATTCTTAAAGTAACTCCAGAATCTGCTCAAAGAGATGCTCATAAGATGGAACATGATTTATCAGAGGAAACAATAAAGAAGATTATTGAGTTTACGAAAAATTTTAAAGGCATCTCTTAAATTACGGTGGGCATTTGCTGCAGATTGATGCAAAAAGTGATGTTGAAAGGTATCTGTCTCCCCTGTCAGGTAAAATTACAACAATAACTCCACTACGAAGTTCACTGGCTTTTTTCAATGCTACATGCATTGCAGCACCAGAGGACATTCCAACAAATACTCCTTCTCTTATTGCTAATTTCCTCGTTGTATCAAATGCTTCTTCATCATTTACATAAATTTTTTCATCAAGCCTTGATGGATCAAAAATTTTAGGCACAATTGATTCAGACATATTTTTCAATCCCTGAATTCTGTGTCCTGGCACAGGTTCAACTCCGATGATCTGAATATTGCTATTAAACTCTTTAAGGCGTTTACTTACGCCCATAACTGTTCCTGTTGTCCCCATCCCTGCCACAAAATGAGTGACTTCACCCTTTGTTTGCTCTATAATTTCTTTTCCAGTTGTTTCATAATGAGCCCTTATGTTGGCTTCATTGTCAAACTGATTTGGCATAAAATAAAGCTCAGGTGCTTCCTCGTATATCTGATAGGCAAGCTTTATTGCTCCATCAGTGCTTTCTTCAGCAGAAGATAGAATTAATTCTGCACCAAGCGCTTCAAGGACTCTTCTTCTTTCCACACTCACACAGGCAGGCATTACAAGTTTTATCCTGTATCCTTTAGCTGCAGCAATCATCGCAAGCCCTATACCTGTATTGCCTGAAGTCGGTTCAAGTATTATTCTATCCTTTGTAAGTAAGCCTTTTTCTTCTGCTTCTTTTATCATGTAAAAAGCAGTTCTGTCTTTAACAGAACCACCAGGATTTGCTCCCTCAAATTTTCCGTATAGCAATACTTTCGGATTTGGATTAATTCTGTCAAGCCTTATAAGTGGCGTATTTCCTATAACATCTAAAACGCTCATAAAAATTATTATATCACAATTTTTTAAACTTTTTCCTTACTTTTTCAATCTCTCCGCAGCTGAATTTACCTTCAGGACAGGCTCCTTTAAGACATGCGGGTCCTGCGTCTTTAAAAAGTCTTGGAGCAATTTTTTTTACAAGTTTCAGCATCTCTGTTGCGAGTTCTCTTATCTCCCATTGAGCACGATTACAGCAGCGAACTCTGAAAAAATGAAGT from Thermodesulfovibrio sp. 3907-1M harbors:
- a CDS encoding metal-dependent transcriptional regulator, coding for MNAEIKLELTENLEDYLYDIFEILKTAPIARIKDIAKKRNVKLSSAVIAAKSLAEKGLINYQKYEYITLTEKGLKIAKEIENKKKILYKFLTEILKVTPESAQRDAHKMEHDLSEETIKKIIEFTKNFKGIS
- a CDS encoding cysteine synthase family protein; translation: MSVLDVIGNTPLIRLDRINPNPKVLLYGKFEGANPGGSVKDRTAFYMIKEAEEKGLLTKDRIILEPTSGNTGIGLAMIAAAKGYRIKLVMPACVSVERRRVLEALGAELILSSAEESTDGAIKLAYQIYEEAPELYFMPNQFDNEANIRAHYETTGKEIIEQTKGEVTHFVAGMGTTGTVMGVSKRLKEFNSNIQIIGVEPVPGHRIQGLKNMSESIVPKIFDPSRLDEKIYVNDEEAFDTTRKLAIREGVFVGMSSGAAMHVALKKASELRSGVIVVILPDRGDRYLSTSLFASICSKCPP